A section of the Nitrospirota bacterium genome encodes:
- a CDS encoding sugar phosphate isomerase/epimerase family protein, whose product MEPIHIHIPYPKLRDYIELLRKREYDLEIYLSAAVLDQLEREDLEKLGKNLDWNPALTLHAPFMDLNPGAVDPMIQSVTQVRFRQLMNAAAIMKPRAAVFHGSYDRWRYGGRKDVWLHNSLGTWHKVMDTAESIGMRVAVENVFDEDPEAIRMLIEAIGRPGFGFCFDTGHFNLFSTVSMERWFEQLGRHLVEVHLHDNDGSADSHWALGRGDVDFEHCFSLMREHASAPVYTIEAHDKDDIETSLERVRSLLQWQGSKTV is encoded by the coding sequence ATGGAACCGATCCACATCCATATCCCCTATCCCAAGCTGAGAGACTATATCGAGCTCCTGCGCAAGCGGGAATACGATCTCGAGATCTATCTTTCCGCGGCGGTGCTTGACCAGCTCGAGCGGGAGGACCTGGAAAAACTCGGGAAGAACCTGGACTGGAACCCGGCGCTCACGCTGCACGCGCCGTTCATGGACCTGAATCCCGGCGCTGTGGACCCCATGATCCAGTCCGTGACCCAGGTGCGGTTCCGTCAGCTGATGAACGCGGCCGCAATCATGAAGCCGCGGGCTGCCGTGTTCCACGGGTCCTATGACCGCTGGCGGTACGGCGGGCGAAAGGACGTCTGGCTCCATAACAGCCTGGGCACGTGGCACAAGGTTATGGACACGGCGGAGAGCATCGGGATGCGGGTCGCGGTCGAGAACGTGTTCGATGAGGACCCTGAAGCGATCCGGATGCTGATCGAGGCCATCGGGCGTCCCGGCTTCGGGTTCTGCTTCGATACGGGCCACTTCAACCTATTTTCCACCGTTTCGATGGAACGGTGGTTCGAACAGCTCGGCAGGCATCTGGTTGAGGTCCATCTCCACGACAATGACGGGTCGGCGGACTCCCACTGGGCGCTCGGGCGGGGTGATGTGGATTTCGAACACTGCTTCTCGCTGATGCGCGAGCATGCGTCGGCACCCGTCTATACCATCGAAGCGCACGACAAGGACGATATCGAGACCAGCCTCGAGCGCGTTCGCTCATTACTGCAGTGGCAGGGCTCCAAGACAGTCTGA
- a CDS encoding tetratricopeptide repeat protein yields the protein MKKTILLLLAITLSSSCAMSVQKMPEVTVEGMSADSRVQADAYYHFMLGSLAEQEGEFDRAFKEYQAAERLDPSSAEVLLSLSSLALRKGQVDEAAGYAKRAAELSPKRMSALLLLGNIAAGRKKYEEAIGIYRKVIALDPKQEDAYIYLGSLFATLKRYDEAIETLTQLEKVNAGSLMAPYYLGRVYSDRQMYPEALAEFKRAIALREDFEPAYTAMAFVYEVTDRAGEAIDAYQKALAINPHDMDIAARLAQLYIQQNALDKALEQFQQLVANDPRNYDARVKMGLIYAEKKEYARALEAFRDVEQADPNDLRLKRYIASTLVALERYDEALGKYRELLAAAPDDTDTLLQISYIYAQLKRTAEAIPLLEKALKDQPGKPELYLYLANAYMDVGRYAEASQVLKKGIELAPDRDDLLFTLAIASEKLGRRGDMIDALKRTLEVKPDNADALNYLGYSYAEKGEHLDEAIMLIKRALLIKPENGYILDSLAWALYQKGMLEEALTYMQQAIVKTKDDDPVMREHYGDIFLKLSENGKAREQWLRSLELDPKNQELKDKFRQAGFGDPDVLLKDKKPGKKSKK from the coding sequence ATGAAAAAGACCATTCTTCTCCTGCTGGCAATAACGCTTTCGTCGTCCTGCGCAATGAGCGTGCAGAAAATGCCGGAGGTCACCGTGGAGGGCATGAGCGCCGATTCCCGCGTCCAGGCCGATGCCTATTACCACTTCATGCTCGGCAGCCTCGCCGAGCAGGAGGGTGAGTTCGACCGTGCGTTCAAGGAATACCAGGCCGCGGAACGGCTCGATCCCTCCTCCGCGGAGGTGCTCCTGTCGCTGTCGTCCCTCGCGCTCCGGAAAGGCCAGGTCGACGAGGCGGCGGGGTATGCGAAGAGAGCGGCCGAACTCTCACCGAAGCGGATGTCAGCGCTTCTGCTGCTCGGGAACATCGCCGCGGGCAGGAAGAAATACGAAGAGGCTATCGGCATCTATCGCAAGGTGATCGCACTCGATCCGAAGCAGGAGGACGCCTATATCTATCTGGGGTCGCTCTTCGCGACGCTCAAGCGCTATGATGAGGCGATCGAGACCCTGACGCAGCTCGAAAAAGTGAACGCCGGCTCTCTCATGGCCCCCTACTACCTGGGCAGGGTCTATTCGGACCGGCAGATGTACCCGGAGGCCCTGGCGGAGTTCAAGCGCGCCATCGCCCTGCGCGAAGATTTCGAGCCTGCCTACACTGCCATGGCATTCGTCTACGAGGTGACCGACCGGGCCGGCGAGGCCATTGACGCATACCAAAAAGCGCTGGCGATCAATCCCCACGACATGGACATCGCCGCACGCCTCGCGCAGCTCTACATCCAGCAGAATGCGCTCGACAAGGCGCTGGAGCAGTTCCAGCAGCTCGTGGCGAACGATCCGCGGAACTACGACGCCCGGGTGAAGATGGGACTGATTTACGCCGAGAAAAAGGAGTATGCGCGGGCGCTCGAAGCCTTCCGGGACGTCGAGCAGGCAGACCCGAACGATCTGCGTCTGAAGCGGTACATAGCATCCACCCTGGTCGCGCTCGAGCGCTACGATGAGGCGCTCGGGAAGTACCGGGAACTCCTGGCGGCCGCGCCGGACGACACGGATACCCTGCTCCAGATTTCCTATATCTATGCTCAGCTGAAGCGGACCGCGGAGGCGATCCCGCTGCTGGAGAAGGCCCTGAAGGACCAGCCGGGCAAGCCCGAGCTGTACCTGTACCTTGCCAATGCCTACATGGACGTGGGGCGGTACGCGGAAGCGTCGCAGGTGCTGAAGAAGGGCATCGAGCTGGCCCCCGACCGGGATGATCTTCTGTTCACCCTTGCCATTGCCTCCGAGAAACTGGGGCGGCGGGGCGATATGATCGACGCACTCAAGCGGACGCTGGAAGTGAAGCCCGACAATGCCGATGCCCTCAATTACCTCGGCTACTCCTATGCCGAAAAGGGAGAGCACCTCGACGAGGCGATCATGCTCATCAAGCGGGCGCTCCTGATCAAACCGGAGAACGGGTATATCCTCGACAGCCTGGCGTGGGCCTTGTATCAGAAAGGCATGCTGGAGGAGGCCCTGACCTATATGCAGCAGGCGATCGTGAAGACCAAGGATGACGATCCCGTCATGCGTGAACATTACGGCGACATTTTCCTCAAGCTGTCCGAGAACGGAAAGGCCCGGGAGCAGTGGCTGCGATCGCTCGAACTGGACCCTAAAAACCAGGAGCTCAAGGACAAGTTCCGGCAGGCCGGCTTCGGAGATCCTGACGTGCTGCTCAAAGACAAGAAACCGGGGAAGAAGAGCAAGAAGTGA